In Novosphingobium kaempferiae, the DNA window TCGAGCGCCCGATCACCACCGCGTCGAGGCCCGACAGCGAGCCCAGCCGGTCCTTCAGCAGCATCACGCAGCCCAGCGGCGTGCAGGGCACGAAGCCCGGAAGGCCCGTCGCCAGACGGCCGACGTTGACGACGTGGAAGCCGTCGACGTCCTTGTCCGGGTTGATCGTGGCGATCACCTTCTGCTCGTTCATGTGCGCGGGCAGCGGCAGCTGGACGAGGATGCCGTCCACCGCCGGGTCGTCGTTCAGCTGCTGCACCAGCGCGAGCAGATCCGCCTCGGACGTATCGGCGGGCAGCTTGTGCTCGAAGCTGTTCATGCCGCAGGCCACGGTCTGCTTGCCCTTGTTGCGCACGTAGACCTGGCTGGCCGGGTCTTCGCCCACCAGCACCACCGCGAGGCCCGCCTTGCGGCCGGTCTTCGCCTCGAAGCCCACCGCCGCCGTGGCGACGCGGGCGCGCAGGCCCTCCGCGAAGGCCTTTCCGTCGATCACCTGAGCCATCACATGTAGGCCCGTGCGAGGTTGCCGACGATGATCTGCAGGATCGTCAGGCCGATGATGAGCACCATCGGCGAGAAGTCGATCGCGCCGGTGTTCGGCATGATGCGCCGGATCGGCTTCAGCATCGGTTCGAGGATCGCATTCAGCGCGGTGTAGACCGCCGCGACGAACTGGTTGTGCATGTTGACCACGTTGAACGCGATCAGCAGGCCCAGCACGAACTGCACGATCACCACGAAGACGATGATGTTAATGAGATAATCGAGGATCTGGTAGAGGGTGAGGAACAGCAACGCCGGCTCCTTGGATGCTTGCACGCACGCGGATTGCGCCGCGACAGATTATGCGCGCGCTGATAGCCGAGCATGCCGCACCGCCGCAAGGGCGCGTCTGCGGGAGATCGACGCGGATCGACGGAAGTCGCCGCCCACATCGTCATTGCGAGCGCAGCGAAGCAATCCGGCAATGCGCAAACCGCCGTGGATTGCTTCGCTACGCTCGCAATGACGGAGGGTGGCGCGCGCGGCGGGGGCTTCGACAAGCTCAGCCTGAGCGGGTGTGGAAGTGATCTTCCGAACTGGCACAGGTCGAGCGGAATTGAGAGGTTGTTACACCAACCCCGCTCACCCTGAGCTTGTCGAAGGGTCACGCACGGCCCTCCGACCAACAATCACTGCGTCAGCGTCGAAGTCCGCTCGATCCGCCAGTTCAGCTGGTTGTCGCTCGCCCCCGGAACGTCGTTCACGCGGCGCAGGACGATGGTGCCGCGCTTCGACGGACGACCGTCGCCGAAATCGACGACGATGGGCGCCTCGTAATAGAGCGAGCCCGCCGCGCCTTCCATGTCGCCCTTGCCGATCGCGAGGCGCGGCCCCTTCTGGCTGCCGAGCTGCTGTTCGAGCTTCGCGGGCGTCATCTGCGCATCGAGGCTCCAGGCATCCGCCGCCGCCGACCAGTCGCCCGCGCGCACGGCGCTGACATAGTAGCGCAGCAGGCGTTCGGGATCGCGGCGCTCGGTCAGGGCGCCGGCATCGAGGTTGCTGTTGGCAACAGCGGGCGCGCCGGTGGCGTCGCCGACGGGGCCTGCATCGACCACCGCATCGGTCGAATCCACCTCGGCGCTGGCGCTTTCGAGCACGGCCGGATCCTCGCCCGCCTTGCCGCAGGCAGCGAGCGCGAGGAGCGAGCCCGAAAGAATGATGGCGAGTGCGGCCTTGGTGCGCATTGGGTTCGAGACGCCTTTCAGTACTTCACTATCCCCCTGGAAACATTCGCCGCAGGGTGGTTTCAGCCCGCCCGGATGAGGGTGCCGGCGCCTTCCTGCGTGAATATTTCCAGCAACATGGCATGCGAAACCCGTCCGTCAAGGACGACCGCCGCCTCGCACCCAGCCTCGACCGCGTGGATGCAGGTTTCCAGCTTGGGGATCATGCCGCCCGAGATCGTGCCGTCGGCCTTCAGCCCCTCGATTGCCGCCGGGGTGAGGTCGGTCATCAGCTGGCCCTGCTTGTCGAGCACGCCGGGCACGTCGGTCAGCAGGAACAGACGCGATGCACCGAGCGCCGCGGCGATGGAGCCCGCCATCGTGTCGGCGTTGACGTTGTAGGTGCCGCCGTCCGGACCCGCCGCGATCGGCGCGATCACCGGGATCATCCCTGCGCCCGAGATCGTCTCGATCACGCGCGTATCGATGTGCTCCGGCTCGCCCACGAAGCCGAGGTCCACGACCTGCTCGATCAGGCTGTCGGGATCCTTCTTGGTGCGCTGCACCTTGCGGGCCGTGACCATGCCGCCGTCCTTGCCGGAGACGCCCATCGCCTTGCCGCCCGCCTTGGCGATCCAGCCGACGATTTCCTTGTTGATCGCGCCCGACAGGACCATTTCCGCCACTTCGGCGGTCGCCTTGTCGGTGACGCGCAACCCGTCGATGAACTGGCTCTCGACGCCGACCTTCTTGAGCATGGCGCCGATCTGCGGCCCGCCGCCGTGGACGACCACGACGTTGATGCCCACGGCCTTCAGCAGCACCACGTCCTCGGCGAAGTCCACCGCCTTCTCGGGATCGCCCATGGCGTGACCGCCGTACTTCACCACGAACGTGCGCCCGGCATATCGCTGCATGTAGGGCAGCGCATCGACGAGGGTTTCGGCCTTGGCCAGCAGGGCGGGATGGTGCGGATTCGACATGGGGCCGCTATTACGCCCCCGCGCGCAATTTTGAACCCGCTTTTAGATGAATTTTCGGTGCAATCGTGCGGTTTGACGCCGGGTGGGACAAAATGTCCATCCGCTGGCGC includes these proteins:
- the folD gene encoding bifunctional methylenetetrahydrofolate dehydrogenase/methenyltetrahydrofolate cyclohydrolase FolD, with protein sequence MAQVIDGKAFAEGLRARVATAAVGFEAKTGRKAGLAVVLVGEDPASQVYVRNKGKQTVACGMNSFEHKLPADTSEADLLALVQQLNDDPAVDGILVQLPLPAHMNEQKVIATINPDKDVDGFHVVNVGRLATGLPGFVPCTPLGCVMLLKDRLGSLSGLDAVVIGRSNIVGKPMAQLLIAESCTVTVAHSRTKDLPEVVRRADIVVAAVGRPEMVKGDWLKPGATVIDVGINRVPAAEEGKTKLVGDVDYASAAEVAGAITPVPGGVGPMTIAVLLRNTVVAAHRNAGLAFDEAAL
- a CDS encoding YggT family protein, whose protein sequence is MLFLTLYQILDYLINIIVFVVIVQFVLGLLIAFNVVNMHNQFVAAVYTALNAILEPMLKPIRRIMPNTGAIDFSPMVLIIGLTILQIIVGNLARAYM
- the argB gene encoding acetylglutamate kinase; its protein translation is MSNPHHPALLAKAETLVDALPYMQRYAGRTFVVKYGGHAMGDPEKAVDFAEDVVLLKAVGINVVVVHGGGPQIGAMLKKVGVESQFIDGLRVTDKATAEVAEMVLSGAINKEIVGWIAKAGGKAMGVSGKDGGMVTARKVQRTKKDPDSLIEQVVDLGFVGEPEHIDTRVIETISGAGMIPVIAPIAAGPDGGTYNVNADTMAGSIAAALGASRLFLLTDVPGVLDKQGQLMTDLTPAAIEGLKADGTISGGMIPKLETCIHAVEAGCEAAVVLDGRVSHAMLLEIFTQEGAGTLIRAG